In Archangium lipolyticum, a single genomic region encodes these proteins:
- a CDS encoding sigma-54-dependent transcriptional regulator, with the protein MTTPPTTVLVVDDDRANLDSVARIFQREGLETLTASNGTEALELLRRPEVSVMVTDLMMPGMDGQELLKASRTIRPDVEVVLMTAYGTVETAVAAMKDGAYDFITKPLKRHSLVKSVQKALERHELAAENRVLKAKLAEMGNAGGRAMVGQSPAFRAMMDTLRQAAPSTATVLLLGESGTGKELAARALHEQSNRARGPFVAINCGALPESILEAELFGVERGAFTGAVARREGRFERASGGTLFLDEVGEMPLSAQVKLLRVLQEGELERLGGTQTVKVDVRIVAATNKDLQREVAEGRFREDLYYRLNVVEVRVPALASRREDIPLLADAFLRRFAAKNGKALRGFSPDAVSVLENYAWPGNVRELEHAVERAVVLAKSDVLEVADLPEAVRKGPLGSAGQLVIPIGTPMEEIERRVIHETLRHTKGDKTLAARLLGIAARTIYRKLEREASGPPGTGGDEGPGSNPAE; encoded by the coding sequence ATGACCACCCCCCCGACCACCGTCCTGGTCGTCGATGACGATCGGGCCAACCTGGACTCCGTCGCCCGCATCTTCCAACGCGAGGGCCTGGAGACGCTCACCGCCAGCAACGGCACCGAGGCCCTGGAGCTGCTGCGCCGGCCCGAGGTGAGCGTGATGGTGACGGATCTGATGATGCCGGGCATGGACGGGCAGGAGCTGCTCAAGGCCTCGCGCACCATCCGGCCGGACGTGGAGGTGGTGCTGATGACGGCCTACGGCACGGTGGAGACGGCCGTGGCCGCCATGAAGGACGGGGCCTACGACTTCATCACCAAGCCCCTCAAGCGCCACTCGCTGGTGAAGTCGGTGCAAAAGGCGCTGGAGCGGCACGAGCTGGCCGCGGAGAACCGCGTCCTCAAGGCGAAGCTGGCGGAGATGGGCAACGCCGGTGGGCGCGCCATGGTGGGCCAGTCCCCCGCCTTCCGGGCGATGATGGACACCCTGCGTCAGGCGGCGCCCTCCACCGCCACGGTGTTGCTGCTGGGCGAGTCCGGCACCGGCAAGGAGCTGGCCGCCCGCGCCCTGCACGAGCAGTCCAACCGCGCCAGGGGCCCCTTCGTCGCCATCAACTGCGGCGCCCTCCCGGAGAGCATCCTCGAGGCGGAGCTCTTCGGCGTGGAACGCGGCGCCTTCACCGGCGCGGTGGCCCGCCGCGAGGGCCGCTTCGAGCGCGCCAGCGGCGGCACCCTCTTCCTGGACGAGGTGGGCGAGATGCCGCTGTCCGCCCAGGTGAAGCTCCTCCGTGTGCTTCAGGAGGGAGAGTTGGAGCGGCTGGGCGGCACCCAGACGGTCAAGGTGGATGTCCGCATCGTCGCCGCCACCAACAAGGACCTGCAGCGCGAGGTGGCCGAGGGCCGCTTCCGTGAGGATCTCTATTACCGCCTGAACGTGGTGGAGGTGCGCGTCCCGGCGCTCGCCTCGCGCCGGGAGGACATCCCGCTGCTGGCCGATGCCTTCCTCCGCCGCTTCGCCGCCAAGAACGGCAAGGCCCTGCGGGGCTTCTCCCCCGACGCGGTGAGCGTCCTGGAGAACTACGCCTGGCCGGGCAACGTGCGAGAGCTGGAGCACGCCGTGGAGCGGGCGGTGGTGCTCGCCAAGAGCGACGTGTTGGAGGTGGCGGATCTCCCCGAAGCGGTGCGCAAGGGCCCCCTGGGCTCGGCCGGACAACTCGTCATCCCCATCGGCACGCCCATGGAGGAGATCGAGCGCCGGGTGATCCACGAGACCCTGCGGCACACCAAGGGGGACAAGACGCTGGCCGCCCGTCTGCTGGGCATCGCCGCCCGCACCATCTACCGGAAGCTGGAGCGCGAGGCGTCCGGCCCCCCCGGTACCGGGGGTGACGAGGGTCCCGGCTCCAACCCGGCCGAGTGA
- the gspC gene encoding type II secretion system protein GspC, whose amino-acid sequence MELFFRKYFWTVNLVFILLVALLAARTVNLFVESALTPLPSGQVSSAPHKMKPPEMLASLDLKRMSDLTGVAVPEPEPLVSEPTTPVVDPNAAPVKSGLRVKLLGTLVASDKLWSVASVQDMNNQRSTTYMVGDRIQGAEVIDIERERVIILNNGRKEFIDGQPGDGAAPVASYTPPVTTPVQPPPGNGMGNGIKALGENDYEVPRTEIDRTLANLNDVAMQARIVPAFKDGQAQGFKLFSIRPDSIYSKIGVQNGDVIKRINGFELNSPEKALEVYTKLKEASRIEIELERNGSSIRKNYTIR is encoded by the coding sequence ATGGAACTCTTCTTCCGCAAGTATTTCTGGACCGTGAACCTGGTCTTCATCCTGCTCGTCGCCCTGCTGGCGGCGCGCACGGTGAACCTGTTCGTGGAGTCCGCCCTCACCCCGCTGCCGTCAGGCCAGGTGTCGTCGGCACCGCACAAGATGAAGCCCCCGGAGATGTTGGCGTCGCTGGATCTCAAGCGCATGTCCGACCTGACCGGCGTGGCCGTGCCCGAGCCCGAGCCGCTCGTCTCCGAGCCCACCACGCCCGTGGTGGATCCCAACGCCGCTCCGGTGAAGAGCGGCCTGCGGGTGAAGCTGCTGGGCACCCTGGTGGCCAGCGACAAGCTGTGGTCCGTGGCCTCGGTGCAGGACATGAACAACCAGCGCTCCACCACCTACATGGTGGGCGACCGCATCCAGGGCGCCGAGGTGATCGACATCGAGCGCGAGCGCGTCATCATCCTCAACAACGGCCGCAAGGAGTTCATCGACGGCCAGCCCGGTGATGGCGCCGCGCCCGTGGCCTCCTATACCCCGCCCGTCACCACGCCCGTGCAGCCGCCTCCTGGCAACGGCATGGGCAACGGCATCAAGGCCCTCGGCGAGAACGACTACGAGGTGCCTCGCACGGAGATCGACCGCACCCTGGCCAACCTCAACGACGTGGCCATGCAGGCGCGCATCGTGCCGGCCTTCAAGGACGGCCAGGCCCAGGGCTTCAAGCTCTTCTCCATCCGCCCGGACTCCATCTACTCGAAGATCGGCGTCCAGAACGGCGACGTCATCAAGCGCATCAACGGCTTCGAGCTCAACAGCCCGGAGAAGGCCCTCGAGGTCTACACCAAGCTGAAGGAAGCCTCGCGGATCGAGATCGAGCTGGAGCGCAATGGCTCGAGCATCCGCAAGAACTACACCATCCGCTAA
- a CDS encoding mersacidin/lichenicidin family type 2 lantibiotic: protein MKKEMIVRAWKDPSFRASLSAEERASLPESPSGAPLSELDETELGRIIGGALANKKTVTLPPGTGCTDDHPTCGIINCSFTKAEDAF, encoded by the coding sequence ATGAAGAAGGAAATGATCGTCCGGGCCTGGAAGGACCCCTCGTTCCGCGCCAGCCTCTCCGCCGAGGAGCGCGCATCCCTCCCCGAGAGCCCCTCCGGAGCGCCCCTGTCCGAGCTGGATGAGACCGAGCTGGGCCGGATCATCGGTGGGGCGTTGGCGAACAAGAAGACGGTGACCCTCCCTCCGGGCACGGGCTGTACCGACGACCACCCCACCTGCGGCATCATCAACTGCTCGTTCACGAAGGCGGAGGACGCCTTCTGA
- a CDS encoding methanobactin export MATE transporter MbnM: MPSRPLSSWSTAVLAVLLLSACGEEKKPYAWQLPPGFAEPFVPADNPMSEEKVTLGRYLFYDKRLSGNGTMSCGSCHEQKQAFSDGKVTPTGSTGQHVARNSPGLANVAWLATYTWVNPVLDTLEKQALVPLFGEVPVELGVSGHLDEVLQRLREDARYPTLFREAFPDDEEPIRQDNVVKALASFQRTLISGNSPFDRYLQGDLDALSDAAKRGMDLFFSERAECYHCHSGPDLTNSFRSKDTKHVQLDFQNTGLYNVDGQGAYPGNNTGLFEFTRDPRDMGRFRVPGLRNVALTAPYMHDGSVATLEEVLDLYMAGGRDVTIGPFVGDGRSSPLKNPLVRPFELNAQERADLIAFLESLTDMDFVNDPRFSDPFGGE; the protein is encoded by the coding sequence ATGCCATCCCGACCCCTCTCATCGTGGAGCACCGCGGTGCTGGCGGTGCTGCTCCTGTCCGCCTGTGGAGAAGAGAAGAAGCCCTACGCCTGGCAACTGCCACCGGGCTTCGCCGAGCCCTTCGTCCCCGCGGACAACCCCATGTCCGAGGAGAAGGTGACGCTGGGCCGCTACCTCTTCTACGACAAGCGCCTGTCCGGCAACGGCACCATGTCCTGCGGGAGCTGCCACGAGCAGAAGCAGGCCTTCAGCGATGGCAAGGTGACGCCCACCGGCTCCACGGGTCAGCACGTGGCGCGCAACTCCCCGGGCCTGGCCAACGTGGCCTGGCTCGCCACGTACACCTGGGTCAACCCCGTGCTCGATACGTTGGAAAAGCAGGCGCTGGTGCCGCTCTTCGGCGAGGTGCCCGTGGAGCTGGGCGTGAGCGGACACCTGGACGAGGTGCTCCAACGGTTGCGCGAGGACGCGCGCTACCCCACCCTGTTCCGCGAGGCCTTCCCGGACGACGAGGAGCCCATCCGTCAGGACAACGTGGTGAAGGCGCTCGCGTCCTTCCAGCGCACGTTGATCTCGGGCAACTCGCCCTTTGACCGCTACCTCCAGGGCGACCTGGATGCGCTGTCCGACGCCGCGAAGCGGGGCATGGACCTGTTCTTCTCCGAGCGCGCCGAGTGCTACCACTGTCACAGCGGGCCGGACCTGACGAACTCCTTCCGCTCGAAGGACACGAAGCACGTGCAGTTGGACTTCCAGAACACGGGCCTCTACAACGTGGATGGGCAGGGCGCCTACCCGGGGAACAACACCGGCCTCTTCGAGTTCACCCGCGACCCGCGCGACATGGGGCGCTTCCGCGTGCCGGGCCTGCGCAACGTGGCCCTCACGGCGCCCTACATGCACGACGGCAGCGTGGCCACCCTCGAGGAGGTGTTGGACCTCTACATGGCCGGTGGGCGCGACGTGACGATCGGCCCCTTCGTGGGAGACGGCCGATCGAGCCCGCTGAAGAACCCGCTGGTGCGCCCCTTCGAGCTGAACGCCCAGGAGCGCGCCGACCTCATCGCCTTCCTGGAGAGCCTCACCGACATGGACTTCGTGAACGATCCGAGGTTCAGCGACCCCTTCGGCGGGGAGTGA
- a CDS encoding ParB/RepB/Spo0J family partition protein translates to MATKAARKTTTTTTRRPRRKKAEPASRGLTPAQVASESYMPSPELIQGISEDGGEVLSVYRDPLGGHTVVFAALPIDKVEPTPYQRDISEPHVKRLAGAMERLDRFLDPIIAIRKEGRYWTPNGNHRLHASKLLGGKSIMALVLPDEDVAYQILALNTEKAHNLKERSLEVIRMHRGLTGARAGRESEFAHLFEEPAFLTLGAAYEKRPRFSGGAYNPFIKRVESFLELPLADALRVREARADKLLELDDAVASVVSSLKERGLQSPYLKNFVVARINFLRFKKEGTAEFDPTVSRMISSARRFNLDKVNREDLGRMSGPLLAEDEE, encoded by the coding sequence ATGGCAACGAAGGCAGCGCGCAAGACCACCACCACCACGACCCGCCGGCCCCGCAGGAAGAAGGCCGAGCCCGCCTCCCGAGGTCTCACTCCCGCGCAGGTGGCGAGTGAGTCCTACATGCCATCTCCCGAGCTCATCCAGGGCATCTCGGAGGATGGCGGCGAGGTGCTGAGCGTCTACAGGGATCCTCTGGGCGGGCACACGGTGGTGTTCGCCGCGCTCCCCATCGACAAGGTGGAGCCCACCCCGTACCAGCGCGACATCTCCGAGCCCCATGTGAAGCGGCTGGCGGGCGCCATGGAGCGGTTGGATCGCTTCCTGGATCCCATCATCGCCATCCGCAAGGAGGGCCGGTACTGGACGCCCAACGGCAACCACCGGCTCCATGCCTCGAAGCTCCTCGGCGGCAAGTCCATCATGGCCCTGGTGCTGCCCGACGAGGATGTGGCGTATCAGATCCTCGCCCTCAACACGGAGAAGGCGCACAACCTGAAGGAGCGCTCGCTCGAGGTCATCCGCATGCACCGGGGCCTCACCGGGGCGCGCGCCGGGCGCGAGTCCGAGTTCGCCCACCTCTTCGAGGAGCCCGCCTTCCTCACACTCGGGGCCGCCTACGAGAAGCGGCCGCGCTTCTCCGGGGGCGCCTACAACCCCTTCATCAAGCGCGTGGAGTCCTTCCTGGAGCTGCCCCTGGCCGACGCCCTCCGGGTGCGCGAGGCCCGCGCCGACAAGCTCCTGGAGCTGGATGACGCCGTGGCCAGCGTGGTCTCCTCCCTCAAGGAGCGCGGCCTGCAGAGCCCCTACCTCAAGAACTTCGTCGTGGCCCGTATCAACTTCCTGCGCTTCAAGAAGGAAGGTACCGCCGAGTTCGACCCCACCGTGTCCCGGATGATCTCCAGCGCCCGGCGGTTCAACCTGGACAAGGTGAACCGCGAGGACCTCGGCCGCATGAGTGGACCCCTGCTGGCCGAGGATGAGGAATAG
- the gspD gene encoding type II secretion system secretin GspD, which translates to MKTLPSWLLLLCLGLSSMPALAQRRPGPPPAGDTGDRQIAPQNPTGPEAGSATVRPTPTCEEVRRRARYGIYFDKVDIEKLVQTVSDATCRTFILPENVRGKISIIGPENGRVEVDADQFYAAFLAALDANGLSVYQHGRFLKIVDKRAAKQNPIPTLVDPDASYTTNEQMITKLFRIKNVEVEPLRGVLQQLVSKDGDTIPYPPDIIIINDVGSNVHRLERLIDQLDSRAASDEVRIIPVQYATAQDVAATVQKLFEQKGSPGRPGQRGAPAVMPGQAAPGMEGVPPAGAEGASNGPVTFSQIIPDERTNKLIVVASPAAFERIQSLVRELDIPTAGTERINVYALENANAEEMASTLQTLSQGSTNRPRTPIPAPPTPGGPRGGTGAAELFAGEVKISADKGTNSLVIIASQSDYRSLVRVIRQLDKPRRQVFVEAVIMEVNLDRSNRFGLNLHTGYSLSTPLGQGSGIIGTKYNTSGAPPSFSLASLASFGGFLAGIQGPVIPQLKDLGIDIPAFGVVLQAMQQSSDANVLSTPHILTSDNEEAEITVGQNVPFQSGFTPTSLGSNITGGAGAGGVSPSLLGALGGLGSLYAPITRQNVELKLTVKPQINESDFIRMTITEQTEEIASTDQVLGPTTAKRSAKTTVVAKDQETVVIGGIMQDRTIESVVKVPILGDIPLLGHLFRDNTTRKTKTNLLLFLTPYIIREQSDFRRIFERKMAERQQFVEQFYGQVAGYDVPVDFTRKAGPLSRMRQVLYKEQSKVENGGPGLPGERVIRPEGAQAPASPSSAGSASTRAGEVQSPQEGSVSPVPSEEPPVQPPPAPPSEDQERLRIQPDTGNER; encoded by the coding sequence ATGAAGACGCTTCCGTCCTGGTTGCTCCTGCTGTGCCTCGGGCTGAGCAGCATGCCCGCGCTGGCGCAGCGCCGCCCTGGCCCGCCTCCCGCCGGAGATACTGGCGATCGGCAGATCGCCCCGCAGAACCCCACCGGCCCCGAGGCCGGCAGCGCCACCGTGCGGCCCACGCCCACCTGCGAGGAGGTGCGCCGCCGCGCCCGCTACGGCATCTACTTCGACAAGGTGGACATCGAGAAGCTGGTGCAGACGGTGTCGGACGCCACCTGCCGCACCTTCATCCTCCCGGAGAACGTGCGCGGGAAGATCTCCATCATCGGCCCGGAGAACGGGCGGGTGGAGGTGGACGCGGACCAGTTCTACGCCGCCTTCCTCGCGGCGCTCGACGCCAACGGCCTGTCCGTCTACCAGCACGGGCGCTTCCTGAAGATCGTCGACAAGCGCGCCGCCAAGCAGAACCCCATCCCCACGCTGGTGGACCCGGACGCGAGCTACACCACCAACGAGCAGATGATCACCAAGCTGTTCCGCATCAAGAACGTGGAGGTGGAGCCCCTCCGCGGCGTGCTGCAGCAGCTGGTGTCCAAGGACGGCGACACCATCCCGTACCCGCCGGACATCATCATCATCAACGACGTGGGCTCCAACGTGCACCGCCTCGAGCGCCTCATCGACCAGCTCGACTCGCGCGCGGCCAGTGACGAGGTGCGCATCATCCCGGTGCAGTACGCCACCGCCCAGGACGTCGCCGCCACGGTGCAGAAGCTCTTCGAGCAGAAGGGTAGCCCTGGCCGCCCCGGCCAGCGCGGCGCCCCCGCGGTGATGCCCGGACAGGCCGCTCCCGGGATGGAGGGCGTGCCTCCTGCCGGAGCCGAGGGCGCCTCCAACGGCCCGGTGACCTTCTCGCAGATCATCCCCGACGAGCGCACCAACAAGCTCATCGTCGTGGCCAGCCCCGCCGCCTTCGAGCGCATCCAGAGCCTGGTGCGCGAGCTGGACATCCCCACCGCCGGCACCGAGCGCATCAACGTCTACGCGCTGGAGAACGCCAACGCGGAGGAGATGGCCAGCACGCTGCAGACGCTGTCGCAGGGCAGCACCAACCGGCCGCGCACCCCCATCCCGGCTCCGCCCACCCCGGGCGGGCCCCGTGGCGGCACCGGCGCCGCCGAGCTCTTCGCCGGTGAGGTGAAGATCTCCGCGGACAAGGGCACCAACTCGCTCGTCATCATCGCCAGCCAGAGCGACTACCGCAGCCTCGTCCGGGTCATCCGGCAGCTGGACAAGCCGCGCCGCCAGGTGTTCGTCGAGGCGGTCATCATGGAGGTCAACCTGGACCGCAGCAACCGCTTCGGGCTCAACCTCCACACCGGCTACTCGTTGAGCACGCCGCTCGGCCAGGGCTCGGGCATCATCGGCACCAAGTACAACACCAGCGGCGCGCCCCCCTCCTTCTCGCTGGCCAGCCTGGCCAGCTTCGGCGGCTTCCTCGCCGGCATCCAGGGCCCCGTCATCCCCCAGCTGAAGGACCTGGGCATCGACATCCCCGCCTTCGGCGTGGTGCTGCAGGCCATGCAGCAGAGCTCGGACGCCAACGTGCTCTCCACCCCGCACATCCTCACCAGCGACAACGAGGAGGCGGAGATCACCGTGGGCCAGAACGTGCCCTTCCAGTCGGGCTTCACGCCCACCTCGCTGGGCAGCAACATCACCGGCGGCGCGGGCGCCGGCGGCGTCTCCCCCTCGCTGCTGGGCGCCCTGGGCGGCCTGGGCAGCCTCTACGCCCCCATCACCCGCCAGAACGTGGAGCTCAAGCTCACCGTCAAGCCGCAGATCAACGAGAGCGACTTCATCCGCATGACCATCACCGAGCAGACCGAGGAGATCGCCTCCACGGACCAGGTGCTCGGTCCCACCACCGCCAAGCGCAGCGCCAAGACGACGGTGGTGGCGAAGGATCAGGAGACGGTGGTCATCGGCGGCATCATGCAGGACCGCACCATCGAGTCCGTCGTCAAGGTGCCCATCCTGGGTGACATCCCCCTGCTCGGCCACCTCTTCCGGGACAACACCACCCGCAAGACGAAGACGAACCTGCTGCTCTTCCTCACGCCCTACATCATCCGCGAGCAGTCGGACTTCCGGCGCATCTTCGAGCGCAAGATGGCCGAGCGGCAGCAGTTCGTGGAGCAGTTCTACGGGCAGGTGGCTGGCTACGACGTGCCGGTGGATTTCACCCGCAAGGCGGGGCCCCTGAGCCGCATGCGCCAGGTGCTGTACAAGGAGCAGAGCAAGGTGGAGAACGGCGGCCCCGGTCTGCCGGGCGAGCGCGTCATCCGGCCCGAGGGCGCCCAGGCGCCCGCCAGCCCCTCGTCCGCCGGCTCGGCGTCCACCCGGGCCGGGGAAGTCCAGTCCCCGCAGGAGGGTTCCGTATCCCCAGTGCCGTCGGAGGAGCCCCCCGTGCAACCTCCGCCTGCGCCTCCCTCGGAGGATCAGGAGCGTCTGCGCATCCAGCCGGATACGGGGAACGAGAGATAG
- a CDS encoding MbnP family copper-binding protein, producing the protein MKVLKKSLPAVLMLPMLALLQACGGESAGKKFSVRFSPQVGEQALRCDASYPGIGKTGTTVRLMDFKLFVRDITLVRANGEKHALALDQDGTWQHKAIAMLDFEDRTGTCETGTPATRFEVVGHAPDFEDYTGLEFKVGVPEELNHLNTTTAPPPLNNMGMSWGWTGGYKFLHLDVSTGKNPEFSFHLGASGCTGNTAEGYSCAASNQATVALSGFHPEHNQVVLDLAALFADTDLDRAIDHKTDFVTGCMSSTTDPECPALFAQVGLAADGTAQAVPASFIRVR; encoded by the coding sequence ATGAAGGTCCTGAAGAAGTCCCTCCCCGCGGTCCTGATGCTTCCCATGCTCGCGCTCCTCCAGGCCTGTGGAGGCGAATCCGCCGGGAAGAAGTTCTCCGTGAGGTTCAGCCCCCAGGTGGGCGAGCAGGCGCTGCGCTGCGACGCGAGCTACCCGGGCATCGGGAAGACGGGCACCACGGTGAGGCTCATGGACTTCAAGCTGTTCGTGAGGGACATCACGCTCGTGCGTGCCAATGGGGAGAAGCACGCGCTCGCGTTGGACCAGGACGGGACGTGGCAACACAAGGCCATCGCGATGCTCGACTTCGAGGATCGCACGGGCACCTGTGAGACCGGCACCCCCGCGACGCGCTTCGAGGTGGTGGGCCATGCTCCGGACTTCGAGGACTACACCGGCCTGGAGTTCAAGGTGGGGGTGCCCGAGGAACTGAACCACCTGAACACCACCACGGCGCCCCCCCCGCTCAACAACATGGGCATGTCGTGGGGCTGGACGGGCGGCTACAAGTTCCTGCACCTGGACGTGAGCACGGGCAAGAACCCCGAGTTCTCCTTCCACCTGGGTGCGTCCGGCTGCACGGGCAACACGGCCGAAGGCTACAGCTGCGCCGCCTCCAATCAGGCGACGGTGGCCCTGAGCGGCTTCCATCCCGAGCACAACCAGGTGGTGCTCGACCTAGCGGCCCTCTTCGCCGACACGGACCTCGACCGCGCCATCGATCACAAGACGGACTTCGTCACCGGCTGCATGTCGTCCACGACCGACCCCGAATGTCCGGCGCTCTTCGCGCAGGTGGGGCTGGCGGCGGATGGCACCGCGCAGGCCGTGCCCGCCTCGTTCATCCGCGTCCGGTGA
- a CDS encoding FHA domain-containing protein translates to MAPSRRPSRKPAEPSEQSGSDQQNTRIKAASAVRRGAPREEEEYAAEEESYEDDERSYDEPNTAEESLPSLDEEDDNPDATRAGPPLTLEIIEGPDRGQRKRFKTVRMVIGRGQDCDLTLTDQSVSRRHVELVFGEGGVLMRDLGSGNGTKVNDERVDERKLVHEDVVGLGRTKIRLIDQQELIKRMRAAEEEEERKKKEAAELKARQKEEAAKKAAEGAPAGGEANAEGGEPQGNGEENKKTQVRSVHDIPRRNAPKRRMGLMVAGALVLLIALLGGGVLFLKRGPPPPPPPNPKEVQARSLMDDARKAFRAGNYEEAVKLAEEAESLFPGIDAEGFLPIARAELAIVRAFAQVRALMDENKFDEARELLEQTPHGTAQLTEEMRETLEAELETRELEYLVQQVEAALEARDVEGARALIQRLPMEQQPLYLGKLAELEKLLAQEAADALARDKAARAAAARRAKEQREAFIAAAFGVVETRFNASDFPRAVLECDRVIDANPGDKEIIERAKLLKKLIPQFARVYQDAQRKVQQNALESAARPLRSSAELYRQIGLKGPFGDTINGQLAGASVVAGKAALARNDLANAASFFNEALRLRPDDPKAQEGLASIQGKLEDLFKQAYFQRDRDPEGSARKFRLIVQLAAEGSELKTRAQTQLEALEQQP, encoded by the coding sequence ATGGCCCCTTCCCGCCGCCCGTCCCGCAAGCCCGCTGAGCCGTCCGAGCAGTCCGGTTCGGATCAGCAGAACACCCGTATCAAGGCCGCCAGCGCGGTCCGCCGCGGCGCTCCCCGCGAGGAGGAGGAGTACGCCGCCGAGGAGGAGAGCTACGAGGACGACGAGCGCTCCTACGACGAGCCGAACACCGCCGAGGAGTCGCTGCCCTCCCTGGACGAGGAGGACGACAACCCGGACGCCACGCGCGCCGGTCCGCCCCTGACGCTGGAAATCATCGAGGGCCCGGATCGCGGCCAGCGCAAGCGTTTCAAGACTGTGCGCATGGTCATCGGGCGCGGGCAGGATTGCGACCTCACGCTCACCGACCAGTCCGTGTCGCGCCGCCACGTGGAGCTGGTGTTCGGCGAGGGCGGCGTGCTGATGCGCGACCTGGGGAGCGGCAACGGCACCAAGGTGAACGACGAGCGCGTGGACGAGCGCAAGCTGGTCCACGAGGACGTCGTCGGCCTGGGCCGGACGAAGATCCGTCTCATCGACCAGCAGGAGCTCATCAAGCGGATGCGCGCCGCCGAGGAGGAGGAGGAGCGCAAGAAGAAGGAGGCCGCCGAGCTCAAGGCCCGCCAGAAGGAGGAGGCCGCGAAGAAGGCCGCCGAGGGTGCGCCGGCCGGGGGCGAGGCCAATGCCGAGGGGGGCGAGCCGCAGGGCAACGGCGAGGAGAACAAGAAGACACAGGTCCGCTCCGTCCATGACATTCCGCGCCGCAATGCTCCCAAGCGCCGCATGGGGCTCATGGTGGCGGGCGCGCTGGTGCTCCTCATCGCGCTCCTCGGCGGCGGTGTCCTCTTCCTCAAGCGGGGCCCTCCGCCCCCGCCGCCTCCCAATCCCAAGGAGGTGCAGGCCCGGTCGCTGATGGATGACGCGCGCAAGGCCTTCCGCGCCGGCAACTACGAGGAGGCGGTGAAGCTGGCCGAGGAGGCCGAGTCCCTCTTCCCGGGCATCGACGCGGAGGGCTTCCTCCCGATCGCGCGCGCGGAGCTGGCCATCGTGCGGGCCTTCGCCCAGGTGCGCGCGCTGATGGACGAGAACAAGTTCGACGAGGCGCGCGAGCTGCTGGAGCAGACGCCGCACGGCACCGCGCAGCTCACCGAGGAGATGCGGGAGACGCTCGAGGCCGAGCTGGAGACGCGCGAGCTCGAGTACCTGGTGCAGCAGGTGGAGGCGGCGCTGGAGGCCCGGGACGTGGAAGGGGCCCGGGCGCTCATCCAGCGGCTGCCCATGGAGCAGCAGCCGCTCTACCTCGGGAAGCTGGCCGAGCTGGAGAAGCTGCTCGCCCAGGAAGCCGCGGACGCGCTGGCCAGGGACAAGGCGGCCAGGGCCGCCGCCGCCCGGCGGGCCAAGGAGCAGCGCGAGGCCTTCATCGCCGCCGCCTTCGGCGTGGTGGAGACGCGCTTCAACGCGAGCGACTTCCCCCGCGCGGTGCTCGAGTGCGACCGGGTCATCGACGCCAACCCCGGTGACAAGGAGATCATCGAGCGGGCGAAGCTGCTCAAGAAGCTCATCCCCCAGTTCGCGCGTGTCTACCAGGACGCCCAGCGCAAGGTGCAGCAGAACGCGCTGGAGTCCGCGGCGCGTCCGCTGCGCTCGTCGGCGGAGCTGTACCGGCAGATCGGCCTCAAGGGCCCCTTCGGCGATACCATCAACGGCCAGCTCGCCGGCGCGTCGGTCGTCGCGGGCAAGGCCGCGCTCGCGCGCAACGACCTGGCCAACGCCGCCAGCTTCTTCAACGAGGCCCTGCGCCTGCGCCCGGACGACCCCAAGGCCCAGGAGGGGTTGGCCTCCATCCAGGGCAAGCTGGAGGACCTGTTCAAGCAGGCCTACTTCCAGCGGGACAGGGATCCGGAGGGCTCGGCGCGGAAGTTCCGGCTGATCGTCCAGCTGGCCGCCGAGGGGTCCGAGCTCAAGACCAGGGCGCAGACGCAACTCGAGGCGCTCGAACAGCAGCCGTGA